In Pseudodesulfovibrio hydrargyri, a single window of DNA contains:
- a CDS encoding thioredoxin family protein yields MRTVKIIEPQAIDMELQSGGGPLLVAFLKRNEKYSGQVAVLEAACRTHGGAVRCFLYNTDYLDTATDRFAVKGTPTFLLFHGGREVNRLIGESDGPTLDEFIDASVEGLSGAVRS; encoded by the coding sequence ATGCGTACGGTCAAGATCATCGAGCCACAAGCCATAGACATGGAATTGCAGAGCGGGGGCGGGCCGCTCCTCGTCGCATTCCTGAAACGGAACGAGAAATACTCCGGCCAGGTGGCGGTCCTGGAAGCGGCCTGCCGGACGCACGGCGGAGCGGTCAGGTGTTTCTTGTACAATACGGACTACCTGGACACGGCCACCGACCGGTTCGCGGTCAAGGGCACGCCCACTTTCCTGCTGTTCCACGGCGGGCGGGAGGTCAACCGGCTGATCGGCGAGTCGGACGGCCCCACCCTGGACGAGTTCATTGACGCCTCGGTGGAGGGGCTGTCGGGCGCCGTCCGTTCCTAG
- a CDS encoding radical SAM/SPASM family putative metalloenzyme maturase has protein sequence MNRLQPIPTSVAPGLEPSFPSRLQVEVTTRCNMRCAMCVKSAPDSHIPETDLDLAAFTRLGPALARCRALVLNGIGEPLLNPDLADMAAFARTAMPESGWIGFQTNGLLVTESLADRLVEAGVDTFCISVDTLEMGGCGQPDGGGELHGGTGSARLERAFRLLREAGERYGRTLRLGVELVFMRDTADQLPLVIRWAGELGLDFAVVSHMLPYDQAMQDQSLFNPNTPAATALFEKWQAKARAEGLDLHGQHGVAWKFVKSDREKRLHELVRGLLGEAEASGVWVHLPRLLEWDRRNREGAGRHLAHLFRQAGDLARRAGMELRLPPLQALDERHCRFVEDGTAFVTSRGDVSPCQFLWHQYACHLDGDRKVIRPWLFGNIREQDLVDIWRGAAYADFRRQVLAYDYPYCANCPFVPCDDIKGAPLPFDCDCLGATIPCGHCLWCMGGLQCLL, from the coding sequence ATGAACCGCCTTCAACCGATCCCGACTTCCGTTGCCCCCGGGCTGGAACCGTCGTTTCCGTCGAGGCTCCAGGTGGAGGTGACCACGCGCTGCAACATGCGTTGCGCCATGTGCGTCAAGTCCGCCCCGGACAGCCATATTCCCGAAACCGATCTCGACCTGGCGGCCTTCACCCGGCTGGGCCCGGCCCTGGCCCGGTGCCGGGCGTTGGTCCTGAACGGCATAGGCGAGCCCCTGCTCAACCCGGACCTGGCCGACATGGCCGCGTTCGCCCGCACGGCCATGCCCGAGTCCGGCTGGATCGGCTTCCAGACCAACGGGCTGCTGGTCACCGAAAGCCTGGCCGACCGGCTGGTCGAGGCGGGCGTGGACACTTTCTGCATTTCGGTGGACACCCTGGAAATGGGCGGCTGCGGGCAGCCCGACGGCGGCGGCGAACTGCACGGCGGGACCGGTTCGGCCCGGCTGGAGCGCGCCTTCCGCCTGCTGCGCGAGGCCGGGGAGCGGTACGGCCGCACGCTGCGCCTCGGGGTGGAACTCGTATTCATGCGCGACACGGCCGACCAATTGCCCCTGGTCATCCGCTGGGCCGGAGAACTCGGCCTGGACTTCGCCGTGGTCTCCCACATGCTGCCCTATGACCAGGCCATGCAGGACCAGTCCCTGTTCAATCCCAACACGCCCGCGGCCACGGCCCTGTTCGAAAAGTGGCAGGCCAAGGCGCGGGCCGAGGGGCTCGATCTTCACGGCCAGCACGGCGTGGCCTGGAAGTTCGTCAAGTCCGACCGCGAAAAGCGGCTGCACGAACTGGTCCGGGGACTGCTCGGCGAGGCCGAGGCGTCCGGCGTGTGGGTCCATCTGCCCCGCCTGCTCGAATGGGACCGCCGCAACCGGGAAGGGGCCGGGCGGCATCTGGCCCACCTGTTCCGCCAGGCCGGAGACCTGGCGAGGCGTGCGGGCATGGAATTGCGCCTGCCGCCGCTTCAGGCCCTGGACGAGCGGCATTGCCGTTTCGTGGAGGACGGCACGGCCTTCGTCACTTCCCGGGGCGACGTCAGCCCGTGCCAGTTCCTGTGGCACCAGTACGCCTGCCACCTGGACGGCGACAGGAAAGTGATCCGCCCGTGGCTGTTCGGCAACATCCGCGAACAGGACCTGGTGGACATCTGGCGGGGCGCGGCCTACGCGGACTTCCGCCGCCAGGTCCTGGCCTACGACTACCCCTATTGCGCCAACTGTCCCTTCGTGCCGTGCGACGACATCAAGGGCGCGCCCCTTCCCTTCGACTGCGACTGCCTGGGCGCAACCATCCCTTGCGGCCACTGCCTGTGGTGCATGGGCGGGTTGCAGTGTTTGTTGTAA